AAAACTTTTTTACCGACATCGGAAAGCTTCGAATTGCAAATAAAAAACTTTACTCTATTATCGGTTCAGGCGCTGAATATGCCTACGATATTGACGAGAACGATTGTTTCGTATGTCAGGATTGCCGCTCAAACTATTTGCAGTTCAATTCTTACTGTCCTCTCTATGTTCTGTACGAGGGTATATACAGCTTTTTTGATGAACAGAAAGCTATCTATGATAAGGATGAGAGTGAAGCTATGAAGATGCTTTGGAATGTTCAGTCGAACGGTAAGGCCGATCCTAATGCTCTGATTCATAGGTTTAAATTAATTTGCGCTCTCGATGATAATCTCTTATCCGGAAGCGTTGACAAAATCTAATTCTGCATCTCTAAACCCGACATTTAAGCCTATTCCCTTTTTCCCGACTCCGCTGATAATGAGAAATTTTGTCGGTTCAGCCGCTCATATTCTCCTACTAATTCAGACTTCAAGCTCTATATTATAGTGAGTGCAAAAATATTTGCTGAGAAGATAAAACTAAGGGAGATTTTGTGGGGGAATTTTCTAACGCTTAATGAAAAAGAACAAAAAATCGCTACAAGAACCGATGCTAAATTACTTATCAGAGGCAACCGATTCAGCGCTCAAAGGGAAAGATTGGGCATCGATTTTAAAATCAATTAATTCTTCCATAGCTTCAGGTCTTTCTTCTAATTACACCGCGATTTTTTGGAAGTACGATAGGTCACCTTCATTCGAAGTGCTTGTAGAAAACGGCTCTGCGGGAAGGGTTCGGAAGAGGTTTCTCGATAAAGATAAACTCCCTTCAAAATGGATTAAACAGAACAAATACGAAACATTACTTTCGCAGTCCAATATTAAGTCCGGAAGAGAAACAAAAATACTTCAAGAGCTAAAAAGTGATAAATCTAATGCGCTGGTTGTACCTATCAGCGCGGGGAAAAACCTAAAAGGATTTATATTCTCTCAACAAAAGAGAGATGGAGGATTTGATAAAACGGAAATTAGATTCGTCGAATCGATTGCCTCTATTCTTGCTTTAGCACATGAGAGAGAGAGACTGGGAAAAGCCAACCGTGATCTTGAGAAGATACCGAACATAAATCCTGATTTGATCATGAAATTCAATAAATCAGGGGATCTTTTGTATATCAATCCGGCGGTCGAAAAATTACTTAAAGCATATAAGATCGGTAAAAAAAATATAAATAAAATTCTCCCTCCGAGTCACGCCGGGAGAATGGAGTTAGCTTTTAAAAACGAAGAAAATATCACTGCAGGCGCGATCATCGGCAGTTCTCACTATGAGTTTACTTATAACCCGATTCTTGATGACGAAACCCTGATAATCTTAGGCAAAGACGTCAGTGACCGCCAGGAGGCGCTCAATAAATTGCTGCACAGCCAGTCGAGACTGATCGAATCTAATAACGCATTCAAAGAGCTGTATGATAGAGAGAAACAGATCAGGTCCCAGCTTGTTCACACCGAGCAGCTTGCGGCATTAGGACAGATGGGATCGAAAATTGCCCATGAACTTAATAATCCGCTCCAGGTGATATCAGCATGTGCAGAGGTCATTTCAGATCTGATGGAAGATGAATCGATTAATGAAATCGTGGAAGATATGAACACAGAGATACAGCATATTATCAGCCTTGCTTCCGGTTACATGAGACTCGGTAAGCCGACACTCTCGAAAAGAAAAAATATCAATGTGAACAATGTTATTAAGGAACTCGTGGAAACCCTCAAAACCATCGGACAAATGAAGACAGTTAAATTAACCTTAGATCTCGGCAAAAGACTGCCTAAGGTAAATGTTGATAAAGATAAATTAGACCAGGTCTTCAGAAATCTGATTCTCAACGCTCTTCAAGCGATGCAGGGAAGAAAAACCCAAAATCTGGTGATATCAACGCTTATGGATGAGGAACGGAAATTCG
This portion of the Candidatus Neomarinimicrobiota bacterium genome encodes:
- a CDS encoding response regulator translates to MKKNKKSLQEPMLNYLSEATDSALKGKDWASILKSINSSIASGLSSNYTAIFWKYDRSPSFEVLVENGSAGRVRKRFLDKDKLPSKWIKQNKYETLLSQSNIKSGRETKILQELKSDKSNALVVPISAGKNLKGFIFSQQKRDGGFDKTEIRFVESIASILALAHERERLGKANRDLEKIPNINPDLIMKFNKSGDLLYINPAVEKLLKAYKIGKKNINKILPPSHAGRMELAFKNEENITAGAIIGSSHYEFTYNPILDDETLIILGKDVSDRQEALNKLLHSQSRLIESNNAFKELYDREKQIRSQLVHTEQLAALGQMGSKIAHELNNPLQVISACAEVISDLMEDESINEIVEDMNTEIQHIISLASGYMRLGKPTLSKRKNINVNNVIKELVETLKTIGQMKTVKLTLDLGKRLPKVNVDKDKLDQVFRNLILNALQAMQGRKTQNLVISTLMDEERKFVVTKIYDTGTGIPKNDLPKIFDPYFTTKQEDVGTGIGLLIVKDIIEVEYNGKIDVISTKGKGSTFSVSLSVAKGEPVSAKILIVDDEPMLCQSYRRFLTKSGYNVETAMDGKSALKVFDQFSPDIIIADIQMPGMDGFQFAEQIWKKTPNQKIIFSSGFAYVEDIKNKLERDNLMFFKKPARLVEDLLHSVTTALKSD